The sequence GGGCGGTAGTAGCGCACGACGAAATAGCCGCACAGGTCGATGCAGTGGTCCGCGTGCAGATGCGACAGGAGTATGGCGTCCAGGTCGTACAGACCGATGTGGCGCTGCATCTCGCCCAGGGCGCCGTTGCCCATGTCGATCAGCAGCCTGAAGCCGTCGGCCTCCAGGAGGTAGCTCGAACAGGCCGATTCCGTGGAGGGGAACGACCCCGAGCATCCGACGACGGTGAGCTTCATGCGGGCGTGAACCTCCGTGGGCGCGGGCGGCGGATAGGGGTCTCCCCTGCCCGTGGCGTCCCCCAGCGAGGTGGAGAGCTCGGGGGAACCGTGAAGGTCGGGGAAGGGTCCGGGCGGGGTGTCTCGGCGGGTCGTTGCCGGTCTGTGCCAGGTAGTGGACGGGCTGTGCGGTGCCCCCGAGCGTAAGGCGCAAAGGGTCGCGTGACGCCCAGGGCGGGGCGAGCTGTGGGCGGAATCACCAGTCCGGGTGGGCGCTTACGTCTGGGTTCCTCCGGTCTTCGAACCCCCGCGCGGCACCGAACGCCGCGGGCCCCCACCGCCGCGGCTCTCGGCCGTGGCGACGGGGGCCCGTAAGGACGTGGCTACGCCCAGAGCTGCCCGTGCAGCGTGGCGATGGCGGCCTCGGTGGACTCGGCGGTGTAGACGCCCGTCGAGAGGTACTTCCAGCCGCCGTCGGCGACGACGAAGGCGATGTCGGCGGGCTGCCCGGCCTTGACCGCCTTCCGGCCGACGCCGATCGCGGCGTGCAGGGCGGCGCCGGTGGAGATGCCCGCGAAGATGCCTTCCTCGGCGAGGAGTTCGCGGGTGCGGCGGACCGCGTCCTCGGAGCCGACCGAGAAGCGGGTGGTCAGGACGGACTCGTCGTAGAGCTCGGGGATGAAGCCCTCGTCGAGGTTGCGCAGGCCGTAGACGACGTCGTCGTAGCGGGGCTCGGCGGCGACGATCTGGACGCCGGGGACCTGCTCGCGCAGATAGCGGCCGACGCCCATCAGGGTGCCGGTGGTGCCCAGGCCGGCGACGAAGTGCGTGATGGAAGGCAGGTCGGCGAGGATCTCGGGGCCGGTGGTGGCGTAGTGCGCGCCGGCGTTGTCGGGGTTGCCGTACTGGTAGAGCATCACCCAGTCGGGGTGCTCGGCGGCCAGTTCCTTGGCGACGCGTACGGCGGTGTTGGAG is a genomic window of Streptomyces gilvosporeus containing:
- a CDS encoding PLP-dependent cysteine synthase family protein; this translates as MRYDSPLAAVGNTPLVRLPRLSPSDEVRIWAKLEDRNPTGSVKDRPALHMIEQAEKDGRLTPGCTILEPTSGNTGISLAMAAKLKGYRMVCVMPENTSAERRELLAMWGAEIISSPAAGGSNTAVRVAKELAAEHPDWVMLYQYGNPDNAGAHYATTGPEILADLPSITHFVAGLGTTGTLMGVGRYLREQVPGVQIVAAEPRYDDVVYGLRNLDEGFIPELYDESVLTTRFSVGSEDAVRRTRELLAEEGIFAGISTGAALHAAIGVGRKAVKAGQPADIAFVVADGGWKYLSTGVYTAESTEAAIATLHGQLWA